The following proteins come from a genomic window of Eulemur rufifrons isolate Redbay chromosome 24, OSU_ERuf_1, whole genome shotgun sequence:
- the KLK5 gene encoding kallikrein-5, with protein MATAGPAWMWMLGALITAPLLVTEPVLANDVSCDNPSAAGPYASNRDLGAGPKEDTRGEDSSSRIINGSDCGKHAQPWQAALLLRPNQLYCGAVLVHPQWLLTAAHCRKQGFRVRLGHQSLSPVYESGQQLFWGLKSIPHPGFHHPNHSNDLMLIKLNRRVRVTQDVNPINISSRCVPAGTKCMVSGWGTTSSPKVNFPKVLQCLNITVLSQDTCKKAYPGQIDHTMFCAGDEAGRDSCQGDSGGPVVCNGRLQGLVSWGDYPCAQPNKPGVYTDLCQFSKWIYNTIQANT; from the exons AGCCTGTTCTTGCAAATGATGTTTCCTGTGACAACCCCTCTGCCGCGGGGCCCTATGCGAGCAACCGGGACCTTGGAGCTGGACCCAAGGAGGACACTCGGGGGGAGGACAGCAGTAGCCGCATCATAAACGGATCCGACTGCGGGAAGCATGCCCAGCCGTGGCAGGCCGCACTGCTGCTCCGACCCAACCAGCTCTACTGCGGGGCCGTGTTGGTGCATCCCCAGTGGCTGCTCACGGCCGCCCACTGCAGGAAGCA AGGTTTCAGAGTCCGTCTTGGCCACCAATCCCTGTCACCCGTTTATGAATCTGGGCAACAGTTGTTCTGGGGACTCAAATCCATCCCCCACCCTGGCTTCCATCACCCGAACCACTCCAACGACCTCATGCTAATCAAACTGAACAGAAGAGTCCGTGTCACACAGGATGTCAACCCCATCAACATCTCCTCCCGTTGTGTACCTGCTGGGACCAAGTGCATGGTATCTGGCTGGGGGACGACCAGCAGCCCCAAAG TGAACTTCCCCAAGGTCCTCCAGTGCTTGAATATCACCGTGCTAAGTCAGGACACGTGCAAGAAGGCCTACCCAGGACAAATAGATCACACCATGTTCTGTGCCGGCGACGAGGCAGGTAGAGACTCCTGCCAG GGTGATTCCGGGGGGCCCGTGGTCTGCAATGGCAGGTTGCAGGGACTCGTGTCCTGGGGAGATTacccctgtgcccagcccaacAAACCTGGCGTCTACACCGACCTCTGCCAGTTCTCCAAGTGGATCTACAACACCATCCAGGCCAACACCTGA